The Desulfosoma sp. sequence ATCCAGGTCCAAAGCCACATCCCCTGTGGAAAGAGCCGTTACGGGAACCTGGGTCCTCTCAAGCAGTTCAACGCTAGCGGCGCCGGCAAAACGTTCGAAAACGCTCGCGAGCTTACCCAAGCGCTGTCGCGAGCTT is a genomic window containing:
- a CDS encoding IS1380 family transposase, whose amino-acid sequence is MGLFSLRKSDFEAAEGVAGDDGFKEALDIQKVPSQESSRQRLGKLASVFERFAGAASVELLERTQVPVTALSTGDVALDLD